Proteins co-encoded in one Brassica oleracea var. oleracea cultivar TO1000 chromosome C4, BOL, whole genome shotgun sequence genomic window:
- the LOC106342748 gene encoding V-type proton ATPase subunit a1-like: MDDFLDKLPEMDLMRSEKMTLVQLIIPVESAHRCVTYLGELGLLQFRDLNADKSPFQRTFATQVKRCGEMSRKLRFFKDQIDKAGLRCLPRHELEPDIELGDLERQLAEHEHEVLEMNSNSEKLRLTYNELLEFKIVLQKASGFLVSSNAHAIGDETELHESTYSNNGFIENSSLLEQEMRHEPLNQSGLRFISGIINKDKLLKFERMLFRATRGNMLFNQTPSDEEIMDPSTSEMVEKIVFVVFFSGEQARTKILKICEAFGANCYPIPEDTTKQKQLSREVLSRLSDLEATLDAGTRHRNNALNAVGYSLTKWMTTVRREKAVYDTLNMLNFDVTKKCLVGEGWCPTFAKTQIHEVLQRATFDSNSQVGVIFHVMQAVESPPTYFRTNKLTNAFQEIIDAYGVARYQEANPAVYSVVTYPFLFAVMFGDWGHGLCLLLGALYLLARERKLSTQKLGSFMEMLFGGRYVILLMALFSIYCGLIYNEFFSVPFHIFGGSAYRCRDTTCSDAYTTGLVKYRDPYPFGVDPSWRGSRTELPYLNSLKMKMSILLGIAQMNLGLILSFFNARFFGSSLDIRYQFIPQMIFLNSLFGYLSLLIIIKWCTGSQADLYHVMIYMFLSPTEELGENELFWGQRPLQILLLLMAFIAVPWMLFPKPFALRKIHMERFQGRTYGVLGTSEVDLDVEPDSARGHQEEEFNFSEIFVHQLIHSIEFVLGSVSNTASYLRLWALSLAHSELSTVFYEKVLLLAWGYENILIRLIGVVVFAFATAFILLMMETLSAFLHALRLHWVEFMGKFFHGDGYKFKPFSFALISDDDE; this comes from the exons GTAAAGCGATGTGGTGAGATGTCAAGGAAACTGCGGTTTTTCAAAGATCAAATTGATAAAGCTGGCCTAAGATGTTTACCACGCCATGAATTAGAACCGGACATTGAGCTTGGCGATTTAGAG AGACAACTTGCTGAACACGAGCATGAGGTACTGGAAATGAACTCAAACAGTGAAAAGCTTCGGCTGACATATAACGAACTTCTTGAATTCAAGATAGTTCTTCAAAAG GCAAGTGGTTTCCTTGTCTCAAGTAATGCTCATGCAATTGGAGATGAAACAGAACTGCATGAAAGCACCTACTCAAACAACGGTTTTATTGAGAACTCCTCTTTACTAGAGCAG GAAATGAGGCATGAACCCTTGAATCAATCAGGACTGAGATTTATTAGTGGAATCATTAACAAAGACAAACTTCTTAAGTTTGAAAGAATGCTGTTTCGTGCAACAAGAGGCAATATGCTTTTCAACCAAACACCCTCTGATGAGGAGATCATGGATCCTTCAACATCTGAAATG GTGGAGAAAATTGTATTTGTGGTTTTCTTTTCTGGGGAGCAAGCAAGGACAAAAATATTGAAAATATGTGAAGCATTTGGTGCAAATTGCTATCCCATCCCCGAGGATACAACAAAGCAGAAGCAGCTTTCGAGAGAA GTTTTATCCCGACTCTCTGATCTGGAGGCCACGCTAGATGCTGGAACTCGCCATCGGAATAATGCTCTTAACGCTGTTGGTTACAGCTTGACAAAATGGATGACCACG GTTCGGAGAGAGAAAGCGGTTTATGATACTCTGAACATGCTAAATTTTGATGTAACCAAAAAATGCCTTGTTGGCGAAGGTTGGTGCCCCACATTTGCGAAGACCCAG ATTCATGAGGTCCTTCAGCGAGCCACTTTTGACAGCAATTCACAAGTGGGCGTTATATTTCATGTAATGCAAGCGGTAGAATCACCTCCCACCTATTTCAGAACGAACAAACTTACTAATGCGTTCCAGGAGATTATTGATGCTTACGG TGTTGCAAGATATCAAGAGGCAAACCCGGCAGTTTATTCAGTTGTCACATATCCCTTTTTGTTCGCCGTTATGTTTGGTGATTGGGGTCATGGTCTATGTTTGCTGCTAGGAGCGTTGTATCTTCTTGCTCGTGAAAGGAAGCTGAGTACGCAG AAACTCGGAAGCTTTATGGAGATGCTCTTTGGAGGCCGCTATGTAATCTTACTAATGGCACTTTTCTCAATATATTGTGGCCTTATCTACAATGAGTTTTTCTCTGTTCCTTTTCACATCTTTGGTGGTTCAGCTTACAGATGCCGAGATACTACTTGTAG TGATGCGTACACGACTGGTTTAGTCAAGTACCGTGATCCATACCCTTTTGGCGTTGATCCTAGTTGGCGTGGAAGTCGTACAGAACTACCTTACCTAAACTCGCTTAAGATGAAGATGTCTATTCTGCTGGGAATTGCTCAGATGAATCTGGGACTAATATTAAGTTTCTTCAATGCCCGCTTCTTCGGCTCTTCGTTAGACATAAG GTATCAGTTCATACCTCAGATGATATTTCTGAACAGCCTATTCGGTTACCTTTCGCTACTCATCATCATCAAGTGGTGTACTGGATCACAAGCGGACTTGTATCATGTGATGATCTACATGTTTCTGAGTCCCACCGAAGAACTTGGTGAAAACGAGTTGTTCTGGGGCCAGCGTCCACTTCAG ATTTTGTTATTGCTTATGGCATTCATTGCCGTTCCATGGATGCTTTTCCCAAAACCTTTTGCACTCAGGAAAATTCACATGGAG AGGTTTCAAGGTCGAACTTACGGCGTTCTAGGTACTTCTGAGGTGGATCTGGATGTAGAGCCAGACTCAGCTAGAGGGCATCAGGAAGAAGAGTTTAACTTCAGCGAGATATTTGTTCATCAGTTGATTCACTCCATAGAGTTTGTTCTAGGTTCAGTATCTAACACAGCATCTTATCTTCGTCTCTGGGCTCTGAG TTTGGCTCATTCGGAATTGTCGACGGTTTTCTATGAGAAAGTTCTTCTTCTTGCCTGGGG GTATGAGAACATTTTGATCCGGTTAATCGGAGTAGTGGTGTTTGCGTTTGCAACAGCTTTTATACTTCTGATGATGGAAACACTAAGTGCGTTTCTTCATGCGCTGCGTCTTCACTGGGTTGAATTCATGGGGAAGTTCTTTCATGGAGATGGTTACAAGTTCAAGCCTTTCTCTTTTGCTTTGATCTCAGATGACGATGAATAA